GTTGAGCAGGCCCGGCTCGCCGCGCTGCTGCTCCAGCACGGCCATCCGCAGCGCCCGGCCGAGCACCGCGTCGACGTCGCGCAGCAGGTGGGTCGCCATCCGGGCCTGGGTACGGGCCAGCTCCGAGTCGGTGAGCCCGTCGGTGGCCAGCCGGTCCAGCTCCTCGTCGACGGTGCGCAGCACCTTGTCCACGTCCCCGCCCGGCGGCAGGTGGGCGTCGAGCAGCAGCGCGGTGGGGTCCCGGACGTCGAAGGGGTCGCCCATGAAGCCGAGGTACCCGCCCAGGCCGGTGACCGTCCGGTCCCGCTGGATGAGCCGCTCGACCAGCCGGGACGCCTCCCCGTCGGTGAGCACCTCGGCCAGCACCACGTACGGCAGGTAGCCGGCGAAGTCGCCGATCGGGTCCGGTACCCGCCAGGCCGCGGAGACCGCCGGCAGCGGTGCCAACTTGTCGACGTACGACTGTCGTCGTTCGGCGGTCAGGTCCGGCTCGCCGAAGTCGGGCCGGACCGGGGCGGGTCGGGCCGGCACGTCGCCGAAGTGCCGTTCGATCAGGCCGGTGGCCTCGGCCACGTCGAGGTCCCCGCTGACCGCGAGGACGGCGTTGCCGCTTGCGTAGTAGCGCTGGAAGAAGTCGGTGGCCTCGGCGACGGTGGCCGACTCCAGGTCGGTGAAGGAGCCGTACCCGTCGTGGGCGTTGGGGAAGGTGTCGAACATGACCGGCGGCAGGGTGAGCCAGGGGAACCCGCCGTAGGGCCGGTTCAGCACGTTTACCCGGATCTCCTCCTTGACCACGTCGACCTGGTTGCGGAGGTTCTCCTCGGTCAGCCGGGGGCCGCGCATCCGGTCGGCCTCCAGGAACAGCGCCCGTTCCAGGGCGTTGCTCGGCAGGGTCATGTAGTAGTCGGTGTAGTCCAGGTGGGTGGTGCCGTTGAAGGTGCCACCGGCGCCCTGCACGTGCCGGAAGTGGGCCAGCTTCTCCAGGTTCTCCGAGCCCTGGAACATCAGGTGCTCGAAGAGGTGGGCGAAGCCGCTGCGCCCCTCGGGCTCGGAGCGGATGCCGACGTCGTAGACCACCGCGACCCCGATCACCGGGGCACTGCGGTCCGGGGCCAACACCACCCGCAGGCCGTTGTCGAGGGTGAACCGCTCGACCGGGTACCGGGTCGCCGGAATCACGGGCCGCCCCCCGGTGCCGTTGGCTGCCGACCTGGTTCCGGATCTCTGCGCCGCCACGGTGACGACCCTAGCGCGTCGGGATCCCGACTGTGCCGTCTCCCCTCGCGGTGTTCGTACTGGTCGGCACGTTCTGGTCGGGGCGCTTCCGCCCACCATCCGAACGGATGGTTGACCGCCGGCCGCCCATGCTCCACTATTCCCATCATTCAGGTAGGAGAACTCCGGTTTCCCTGCCGGTGGACCCGCGTCCGCCGGCACCCAGAGAGGACGGGACATGTACATCCTGGCTCGCGGCGACTACGCGCTCCGGGCCATGCTGGCCATCACCGCGGCCCGGGGCGAGTTGGTCAAGGCGGCCACCCTCGCCGCCGACCAGCACATCCCGCCCAGCTTCCTGCAGGACATCCTGCTGGAACTGCGCCGGGCCGACCTGCTCCTGAGCCACCGGGGCGTCGAGGGCGGCTACGCCCTCGCCCGACCCGCCACCGAGATCTCCGTCGGGGACGTCCTGCGCGCGGTCAGCGGCGTCCTCACCGTGGTCCGCGGCCTGCCCGCCGACACCACCCGATACCAGGGCCCCGCCGCCCGGCTGCGGGACGTCTGGCTGGCCGTGCAGCACGCGATCGGCGACATCGTCGACCGCACCAGCCTCGCCGACCTGCTCAACGACGACATCGGCACCTCGACCGGTTCCCCGGAGGCCGTCCGCAGCACGCCGGCCTCCTGATCCCTTTCCCCACACGATCACGGGTCCTCCCCTCACCCTTGGAGAAGACAGCATGAACTCGCGAACTCTGCGCGTACTGCGGGAACGCGGTGCCCGTACCCTCGCCGCGACCGTGGCCGCGCTGCTGGCGGTCACCGTCCTGGCCGCCTGCGGCGAGGACGAGGCGGCCGGCGGCGGCGCCGGCGGCGAGGCCACCGAACTGCGTCTCGGCCTCTTCCCGAACATCACCCACGCGCCGGCCCTGGTCGGGGTGCAGAACGGCATCTTCGCCGAGAAGCTGGGCGGCGACGTCAAGCTCAGCACCACCCCGTTCAACGCCGGACCGTCGGCCATCGAGGCGCTGTTCAACGGGGCCATCGACGCCACCTACATCGGCCCGAACCCGGCGATCAACGGCTGGGCGCAGTCCAAGGGCACCGCGCTGCACATCATCGCCGGCAGCACCTCGGGCGGGGCCGCGCTGGTCGTCAAGCCCGGCATCAACGGCGTACCGGACCTGCGCGGCAAGAAGATCGCCACCCCGCAGCTCGGCAACACCCAGGACGTGGCGCTGCGGTACTGGCTCAAGCAGCAGGGCCTGAAGACCGACACCAACGGCGGCGGCGACGTCTCGGTCCTGCCCACCCCCAACTCGGAGATCATCACCGCCTTCGGCAGCGGCGCGCTGGACGGCGCCTGGGTGCCCGAGCCGCACCTGAGCCGGCTGATCATCGAGCACGGGGCCAAGGTGCTCAAGGACGAGAAGGACGAGTGGCCCGGCGGACAGTTCGTCACCACCCACCTGATCGTGCGCAAGGAGTTCCTCGACAAGAACCCCGGGCTGGTCAAGAAGCTGCTGGAGGGGCACGTCGCCGCCGTCGACTTCGTCAACGGCAACCGGGAGGCCGCCGCGAAGGCCGCCAACGAGCAGCTCAAGGCGCTCAGCGGCAACACGTTGAAGGACGAGATCCTGACCGCCTCGTTCGCCAACCTGACCTTCACCGTCGACCCGATCGCGCCCTCGCTCTACGGCAGCGCCAAGCACGCCGAGGAGGTCGACCTGCTCGACCCGGTCGACCTGAACGGCATCTACCAGCTCGGCCCGCTCAACGAGATCCTCAAGGCCGCCGGCAAGCCCGAGGTCAGCGCCGAGGGTGGTAGCTCGTGAGTCTGCTCGACGCAGACGTCGCCGGGGCGGCCGGGTCCGGGAAGCGTCCCGGTCCGGTCCGCCTCGACGGCGTCTCCAAGGCCTACGGGCGGGGTCGGACCGCCCTGCTCGCCCTAGACCGGGTCTCGCTCGACGTACGACCTGGCGAGTTCGTCTGTCTGCTCGGCGCCTCCGGCTGCGGCAAGAGCACCCTGCTCTCGCTGGTCGCCGGGCTCGACCCGGTCACCGGGGGCAGCATCGACACCGGGGGCCACCGGGTGTCGATGATGTTCCAGGAGCCGGCCCTGTTCCCCTGGCTGACCGTGGCCCGCAACGTGGAGATCGCGATGCGGTTGCGGGGCGTGGGGCGCGAGGAACGCCGGGCCTCCGCCGCCGCGCTGCTGGAGACCGTCCGGTTGACCGGCTTCGGCCACAAGCGACCGCACGAACTTTCCGGCGGGATGCGGCAACGGGTGGCGCTGGCCCGCGCCCTGGCCCAGGACGCCGACCTGCTGCTGATGGACGAGCCGTTCGGCGCGCTGGACGCGATGACCCGCGACATCCTGCACGACGAGTTGGAACGCATCTGGCGGGAACGGTCGCTGACCGTGCTCTTCGTCACCCACAACGTGCGGGAGGCCGTCCGGCTGGGCGACCGGGTGATCCTGCTCAGCAGCCGGCCCGGCCGGATCATCGAGGAGTTCGGCGTCGACCAGCCCCGGCCGCGTCGGATCGACTCCACCGAGGTCGCCGGACTCGCCGCCACCATCACCGACCGGCTCCGTACGGAGGTGTCCCGCCATGCCCAGTGAGTCGAAGACCAGCCGCCCGGTGCTGACCGCGCCGGACGGCGGTGCCGAACGGCCGGACCGTACCGCCGCCGACGAGGTCACCGGCCTGGACGCCCTGGAACTCGGGCCGGCCCGCCAGGACGGCCGGGCCGGTGACCTCGGCCGGGCGGCGTGGCGCAACACCTGGCCGAAGCTGCTGGCCATCGCCCTGGTGATCGCCGGCTGGCAGCTGCTGTACCTGAGCGAGTGGAAACCGCCGTTCGCCCTGCCCTCCCCCGCGACCGTCCTCACCGACCTGCGGGAGCTGGTGGTCAGCCCGGACTTCCCCACCGCGCTGGCGATCACCGCCCAGCGGGCGCTCACCGGCTTCCTGCTGGCGGTGGTCATCGGTACGGTGATCGGCGCGGCGGTGGCCCGGTTCCGGCCGCTGCGCGCCGCGATCGGCTCGCTGATCACCGGCCTGCAGACCATGCCGTCGATCATCTGGTTCCCGTTCGCGATCCTGCTGTTCCAGATCAGCGAGACCGCGATCCTCTTCGTGGTGGTGATCGGCGCGGCACCGTCGATCGCCAACGGGCTGATCGGCGGGATCGACTACGTGCCGCCCACCTGGTTGCGGGTCGGCAAGGTGCTCGGCATGCGCGGCCTGTCGCTCTACCGGTTCCTGATCCTGCCCGCCTCGCTGCCGTCGTTCATCTCCGGACTCAAGCAGGGCTGGGCGTTCGCCTGGCGCAGCCTGATGGCCGGCGAACTGCTGGTGATCGTGGCCGGGCAGGGTTCCATCGGCTCGCTGATGCAGGGCGCGCGGGAGTTCAACAACGCGCCCCGGCTGCTCTCCTGGATCATCATCGTGCTGGTGCTCGGCATCCTGGTGGACATCCTGTTCAACGCCGCCGACAACGCGCTACGCCGCCGGTGGGGGCTCCAGCAGTCCTGACCCAGCAGCGGAAACGACGCCCGCCACCGCCGGAGAACGGCGGTGGCGGGCGTCGACTGTCAGCAGGTGCGGCTCAGGCGGTACGCGGGCGGCGCGGACGCCGGGACCGGCCGGAGGCCCGGTGCGAGGTACGTCCCGCACCGGCACCCGCACCGGTCGCGGCACGGGCCGGGGTGGCCGGCGGGGCGACGATGGTCACCGGCACACCGGAGGGCTCCCGGGCGCCGGTCACCCGGGCCAGCGCCTCGTCACCGGGGCGTACCTGGGTGGAGTGCGGCTTGATGCCGGCGACGCTCATCAGCTTGGAGACGTCCCGGCGCTGCTCGGGCAGGACCAGGGTGACCACGGTGCCGGACTCGCCGGCCCGGGCGGTCCGGCCGCCCCGGTGCAGGTAGTCCTTGGCCTCGGTCGGCGGGTCGACGTTGACCACCAGGTCGAGGCCGTCCACGTGGATGCCCCGGGCCGCCACGTCGGTGGCGACCAACGCGGTCACCTGCCCGTTGCGGAACTGCTCCAGGATCCGGGTGCGCTGCGGCTGCGACTTGCCACCGTGCAGCGCGGCGGCGCGTACCCCCTTGGACAGCAACTGCCGGGCCACCCGGTCGGCGCGGTGCTTGGTGCCCATGAACAGGATGGTCCGCCCCTCGCGGGCGGCGATCTGGGTGAGCGCGGCGGGCTTGTCCACCGCGTCGACGTGCAGCACGTGGTGGGCCATCGCGGTCACCGTGGCGGTGCCCGGGTCGACCGAGTGGGTGACCGGGTTCGACAGGTACCGGCGGACCAGCCGGTCCACGCCCCGGTCCAGGGTGGCCGAGAAGAGCATCCGCTGCCCGCCCCGGGCGACCTGCTCCAGCAGCTTGGTGACCTGCGGCAGGAAGCCCATGTCGGCCATCTGGTCGGCCTCGTCGAGGACGGTGATCGCCACCTGGTCCAGCCGGGCGTCACCCCGGTCGATCAGGTCGTGCAGCCGGCCGGGGGTGGCCACGACCACCTCGGCGCCGGCGCGCAGGGCGTCCGCCTGACGCTGCAGCGAGAGGCCGCCCACCACGGTGGCGATACGCAGTCCGACCGCGCGGGCGTACGGGGTGAGCGCGGTGGTGACCTGCTGGGCCAGCTCCCGGGTCGGCACCAGCACCAGCGCGAGCGGGCGGCCGGGCCGGGCCCGCTGACCGGCCGTACGGTGCAGCAGCGCGAGTCCGAAGGCGAGGGTCTTGCCGGAGCCGGTCCGACCCCGGCCGAGCACGTCCCGGCCGGCGAGCGAGTCCGGGAGGGTGGCCGACTGGATCGGGAACGGCTCGGCGATGCCCTGCGCGGTCAGGGCGGTCAGCAGCGCCGGGTCCAGCCCGGTGGTGCCGAACGAAGGAATGACAGTGGTCATGGTGAAGCCTCTCCTCGACGCGGCACGTGTCGAGGAGGGCGCCGGAGGGCGCTGCCACCGGGGCCTGGGCGCCGGTGGTCACAAGCACGAACCGAATGGGTACGGGCGGCCCACCCGCGCCGCGCCCGACGTCGGTCGGGCGCGGCACGGCGGACCTGCCACGTCACCGCCTCCTGGCGGAGGTGGTGGATGTCGCTGGTGGTGCGGTGAATCAGATCGGGCGGATGTTCTCCGCCTGCGGGCCCTTCTGGCCCTGGGTCACCTCGAACTCGACGCGCTGGTTCTCGTCCAGGCTCCGGTAGCCAGAAGTCTGGATGGCCGAGAAGTGGGCGAAGACGTCGGCTCCGCCGCCGTCCGGGGTGATGAAGCCGAAGCCCTTGTCAGCGTTGAACCACTTGACGGTACCAATTGCCATGTGTTTCGTCTCCTTGACGGAACGTGCTCACCCGCAACTGTTGCGGGCCGAGTGGGAGCGTCCCGCGCATCGCTGCGCGGGTCGCACGTCGCTGCTGGTCGCCCCGCCCGGAGAACTCCGGACACGACAAAATGCGCCTGGGCCACAATCCGCCAGGCGCACACAGAGTCTCTGGTAACCAAAACTGCAACCCGCACAGCCTAACACGGATCAGCCAACATGCAGCCCCCCCGCCGAGATTTCCGGCAGCGCGGTGATCAACGCGGTCAGACCGGCGGCGTCCAGCAGGTCGGCCGGGCGCACGGTGACCCCGTCCCGGACGTGGTGGAACGCCGCACCCACCTGCTCGACCGGGACGCCGGCCAGCTCCGCCCAGGCCAGCCGGTAGACGGCCAACTGCACCGCGGCGGCCTGCGCGTCGTCGCCGGTGGGCTGCCGCCCGGTCTTCCAGTCGACCACGTCGAAGCGCCCACCCGGCCGGGCGAAGACCGCGTCCATCCGCCCCCGGACCACCACACCGGCGACGACGGTGGCGAAGGGCACCTCCACCTCGATCGGCACCCGGTCGGCCCACTCGCTGGCCAGGAAGCGCTCCTGCAACTCCACCAGGGCCTCGTCCGGCGCGGCCTCGGCGTCGGCGGCACCGGGCAGCTCGTCCAGGTCGAGCAGCCGGTCCGCGCCGAACCGCTGCTCCAACCAGGTGTGGAAGGCGGTCCCCCGCCGGGCGTACGGGTTGGGCGCGCTGGGCATCGGCCGGCGCAACGTGCGGGCCAGCGCCTCCGGGTCCCGCCGCAGGGCCACCAACTGGGTCACCGACAGCTGCTCGGGCAGGACCACCTCGACCGCCGCCGCCCGCCGGAGCAACTCGGCCCGCTCGGCCAGCAGCAGGTCGGCCTCCCACCGCCACCGGGCCACCTCCGGATCGTCACCACCGGCCGGCGCGTCGCCGCCCGGTGCCGCGTCGCCCGGTGCCGCGTCGCCCGGTGCCGCGCCGCCCGGTGCCGCGCCGCCCGGTGCCGCGTCGCCGTCGGGTGGGCCACCAGCGCCGACGGGGTCACCGGGCGGACCGGCCGGGTCGGTCAGGAAGCGCCGGACCAGCGCGGCGGCCTCGGTCAACGCCGGCCGCCGCCCACCCAACGGATCGGCCGGCCACTCGGCGCGCAGCACCACCTCCGTGGTCGGGTTGACCGCGTCACCCGCCGGCTCCGGCGCCCACTCGTCGACCAGGAAGCCGGCCCCGCCGGCCAGGCAGGCGTCGTGCACCTCACGGAGGAACACCGACGGGCCCCGGGGACGCTTCGTCTGCTCCCCCCACCAGTACCCGGAACAGAGCAGCAGCCGGCGCGGCCGGGTCACCGCGACGTACGCCAGCCGGCGCTCCTCCCGCTCGTCGTGGGCCCGCCAGGCGTCGGTGAAGTCGGCAAAGGCCCGGGCCACCCCACGTTGGTCCTCCGCGTCGTCCAGGGAGAACTCCGGCAGGCCGTCGGCGTCCCCGCGCAACGGGAACGGCAGCACCCCCAGCCCACCGAGCCAGTGGTCGGAGTTGCGGACCACCCCCGGCCAGCCGCCCCGGGTCAGCCCGGCCACCGCCACCACGTCCCACTCCAGGCCCTTGGCGGCGTGTGCGGTGAGGATCTGCACCGCGCCCTCCACCACCTCCACCTCGCCGGGGGTCAGCCCCCGCTCGGAGTCCTCGGCGGCGGTGAGGAAGGCCAGGAAACCGGCGAGCGTCGCGCCCGGGGTCTCGCCGCTGAACCGGGCCGCGGTGTCACCGAGCGCGTCCAGGTGGCCCCGGGCCAGCCCGGCGTCGCCGGTGCCGTCCCGACCGGCCCGGACCGCGACCTCCACGTCCAGGCCGATAGTCCGCTCGACGTCCGCGATCAGCTCCGGCAGGCTCTGGTCCATCCGGTACCGCAACAACGCCAGCTCCCGGGAGTACGCGCGCAGCCGCGCGAACCCCTCCGCCGAGTACGCCTGCGCCGGCCCCAGGTCGGCCAGCGCCTCGACGAGCGTCGCCTCGTCCAACCGGTCGACGGTGATCTCCGGATCGTCGGCGCCGGTCAGCTGCTGCCGGGCGGTGGCCAGGGTCCGGGCCCGCCGGTGCAGCGCCACCAGGTCCCGTGGCCCGATCCGCCAACGGGCCCCGGTCAGCAGCCGCAGCAGCGCGGCACCGTCGGTCGGGTCGGCCAGCACCCGCAGCGTGCACACCACGTCCCGGACCTCCGGGGTGTCCAGCAGCCCGCCCAACCCGACCACCTCGACCGGCAGCCCCCGGTCCCGTAGGGCCGCCTCGATGGCCGGGATCTGGCTACGCAGCCGGACCAGCACGGCCGTGGTCGGCCGCCGCTCCACCGGAATGTGTTCCGGCGACGCGTCCGGTTGCCGGGCCGCACCCCGCCAGGCCGCGAGCACGCTGTCGGCGATCCAGGCGGCCTCGTCGACGTAGGTGGGCAGCAGCGCGCAGTGCAGCGTGCCCCCGGCGGCACCACGCGGACTGCGGTGCGCGACCGGCTCGGCCACGCTCATCGCCGCCCGCAGCTCGGGCACCCGGGCCCCGGCCGCCCGCAGCGGCGTGGCCAGGGCGTTGGCCACCGAGAGGATCTCCGGCCGGTTACGCCAGCTCGTGGTCAGGCCCAACACCCGCGCCGGTACGCCCACCGAGTCGACGAAGTCGCCGGGGAACCGGTCCAGGGTGCCCGCGCTCGCCCCCCGCCAGCCGTAGATGGACTGGCACGGGTCACCCACCGCGGTCACCGGATGGCCACCACCGAAGAGCGAGTGCAGCAGGACCACCTGCGCATGGCTGGTGTCCTGGTACTCGTCCAGCAGCACCACCCGGAACCGGTCCCGCTCGATCTCACCCACCCCGGGATGGTCCCGGGCCACCCGGGCCGCCCGGGCCAACTGGTCGGCGAAGTCCATCGCCTCGAAGTCGTCCTTGCGTCGGGCGTACGCCCGCACCAGCGGCAGCAGCCGCAGCCGGGTCTGCTGACGGGCCAACGCCCGGCGCACGTCGGCGTAGATCCGCCCCGGACGCGACTGCACCTCGGCGAAGAACCGGCCGGTCCAGGCGGCCAGGGTGTCCGGGTCCACCAGGTGCTCGTCCAACTCGCCGGCGAGCGCCAACACCGCGTCGGTGATGGTGCTCGGCATCCGCTCCACCTCGGACATGTCCCCGTCGTAGTTGCGCACCAGCAGGTCCACCAACTGCCAACGGGACGCCTCGGTGAGCAGCCGGGTGGCCGGCTCG
Above is a window of Micromonospora yangpuensis DNA encoding:
- a CDS encoding M16 family metallopeptidase; this translates as MIPATRYPVERFTLDNGLRVVLAPDRSAPVIGVAVVYDVGIRSEPEGRSGFAHLFEHLMFQGSENLEKLAHFRHVQGAGGTFNGTTHLDYTDYYMTLPSNALERALFLEADRMRGPRLTEENLRNQVDVVKEEIRVNVLNRPYGGFPWLTLPPVMFDTFPNAHDGYGSFTDLESATVAEATDFFQRYYASGNAVLAVSGDLDVAEATGLIERHFGDVPARPAPVRPDFGEPDLTAERRQSYVDKLAPLPAVSAAWRVPDPIGDFAGYLPYVVLAEVLTDGEASRLVERLIQRDRTVTGLGGYLGFMGDPFDVRDPTALLLDAHLPPGGDVDKVLRTVDEELDRLATDGLTDSELARTQARMATHLLRDVDAVLGRALRMAVLEQQRGEPGLLNELPRLVGEVTEEQVRAAAATLRPHRRASIEIVPGGAR
- a CDS encoding RrF2 family transcriptional regulator; amino-acid sequence: MYILARGDYALRAMLAITAARGELVKAATLAADQHIPPSFLQDILLELRRADLLLSHRGVEGGYALARPATEISVGDVLRAVSGVLTVVRGLPADTTRYQGPAARLRDVWLAVQHAIGDIVDRTSLADLLNDDIGTSTGSPEAVRSTPAS
- a CDS encoding ABC transporter substrate-binding protein; this encodes MNSRTLRVLRERGARTLAATVAALLAVTVLAACGEDEAAGGGAGGEATELRLGLFPNITHAPALVGVQNGIFAEKLGGDVKLSTTPFNAGPSAIEALFNGAIDATYIGPNPAINGWAQSKGTALHIIAGSTSGGAALVVKPGINGVPDLRGKKIATPQLGNTQDVALRYWLKQQGLKTDTNGGGDVSVLPTPNSEIITAFGSGALDGAWVPEPHLSRLIIEHGAKVLKDEKDEWPGGQFVTTHLIVRKEFLDKNPGLVKKLLEGHVAAVDFVNGNREAAAKAANEQLKALSGNTLKDEILTASFANLTFTVDPIAPSLYGSAKHAEEVDLLDPVDLNGIYQLGPLNEILKAAGKPEVSAEGGSS
- a CDS encoding ABC transporter ATP-binding protein — its product is MSLLDADVAGAAGSGKRPGPVRLDGVSKAYGRGRTALLALDRVSLDVRPGEFVCLLGASGCGKSTLLSLVAGLDPVTGGSIDTGGHRVSMMFQEPALFPWLTVARNVEIAMRLRGVGREERRASAAALLETVRLTGFGHKRPHELSGGMRQRVALARALAQDADLLLMDEPFGALDAMTRDILHDELERIWRERSLTVLFVTHNVREAVRLGDRVILLSSRPGRIIEEFGVDQPRPRRIDSTEVAGLAATITDRLRTEVSRHAQ
- a CDS encoding ABC transporter permease, yielding MPSESKTSRPVLTAPDGGAERPDRTAADEVTGLDALELGPARQDGRAGDLGRAAWRNTWPKLLAIALVIAGWQLLYLSEWKPPFALPSPATVLTDLRELVVSPDFPTALAITAQRALTGFLLAVVIGTVIGAAVARFRPLRAAIGSLITGLQTMPSIIWFPFAILLFQISETAILFVVVIGAAPSIANGLIGGIDYVPPTWLRVGKVLGMRGLSLYRFLILPASLPSFISGLKQGWAFAWRSLMAGELLVIVAGQGSIGSLMQGAREFNNAPRLLSWIIIVLVLGILVDILFNAADNALRRRWGLQQS
- a CDS encoding DEAD/DEAH box helicase; translation: MTTVIPSFGTTGLDPALLTALTAQGIAEPFPIQSATLPDSLAGRDVLGRGRTGSGKTLAFGLALLHRTAGQRARPGRPLALVLVPTRELAQQVTTALTPYARAVGLRIATVVGGLSLQRQADALRAGAEVVVATPGRLHDLIDRGDARLDQVAITVLDEADQMADMGFLPQVTKLLEQVARGGQRMLFSATLDRGVDRLVRRYLSNPVTHSVDPGTATVTAMAHHVLHVDAVDKPAALTQIAAREGRTILFMGTKHRADRVARQLLSKGVRAAALHGGKSQPQRTRILEQFRNGQVTALVATDVAARGIHVDGLDLVVNVDPPTEAKDYLHRGGRTARAGESGTVVTLVLPEQRRDVSKLMSVAGIKPHSTQVRPGDEALARVTGAREPSGVPVTIVAPPATPARAATGAGAGAGRTSHRASGRSRRPRRPRTA
- a CDS encoding cold-shock protein — encoded protein: MAIGTVKWFNADKGFGFITPDGGGADVFAHFSAIQTSGYRSLDENQRVEFEVTQGQKGPQAENIRPI
- a CDS encoding ATP-dependent DNA helicase, with amino-acid sequence MTQPALFPAAPAPAPRSADAGPRYTPVELAKLLRLPAPTREQAAIIAAPVQPLLVVAGAGSGKTETMAARVVWLVANSYVRPEHVLGLTFTRKAAGELGHRVRTRLDQLVRRLGRRSRDPLDDPFAGEPTVSTYHSYAARIVTEHGLRAGYEPATRLLTEASRWQLVDLLVRNYDGDMSEVERMPSTITDAVLALAGELDEHLVDPDTLAAWTGRFFAEVQSRPGRIYADVRRALARQQTRLRLLPLVRAYARRKDDFEAMDFADQLARAARVARDHPGVGEIERDRFRVVLLDEYQDTSHAQVVLLHSLFGGGHPVTAVGDPCQSIYGWRGASAGTLDRFPGDFVDSVGVPARVLGLTTSWRNRPEILSVANALATPLRAAGARVPELRAAMSVAEPVAHRSPRGAAGGTLHCALLPTYVDEAAWIADSVLAAWRGAARQPDASPEHIPVERRPTTAVLVRLRSQIPAIEAALRDRGLPVEVVGLGGLLDTPEVRDVVCTLRVLADPTDGAALLRLLTGARWRIGPRDLVALHRRARTLATARQQLTGADDPEITVDRLDEATLVEALADLGPAQAYSAEGFARLRAYSRELALLRYRMDQSLPELIADVERTIGLDVEVAVRAGRDGTGDAGLARGHLDALGDTAARFSGETPGATLAGFLAFLTAAEDSERGLTPGEVEVVEGAVQILTAHAAKGLEWDVVAVAGLTRGGWPGVVRNSDHWLGGLGVLPFPLRGDADGLPEFSLDDAEDQRGVARAFADFTDAWRAHDEREERRLAYVAVTRPRRLLLCSGYWWGEQTKRPRGPSVFLREVHDACLAGGAGFLVDEWAPEPAGDAVNPTTEVVLRAEWPADPLGGRRPALTEAAALVRRFLTDPAGPPGDPVGAGGPPDGDAAPGGAAPGGAAPGDAAPGDAAPGGDAPAGGDDPEVARWRWEADLLLAERAELLRRAAAVEVVLPEQLSVTQLVALRRDPEALARTLRRPMPSAPNPYARRGTAFHTWLEQRFGADRLLDLDELPGAADAEAAPDEALVELQERFLASEWADRVPIEVEVPFATVVAGVVVRGRMDAVFARPGGRFDVVDWKTGRQPTGDDAQAAAVQLAVYRLAWAELAGVPVEQVGAAFHHVRDGVTVRPADLLDAAGLTALITALPEISAGGLHVG